The DNA segment TGGAATGTGCTGACGATGTGTGTGGGCATTGTAGCGGCTCCCTCGTATCTGCTTGTTTCGGCGTGATAGGCTATCAATCATTCTCTGCGATACTGAGGAGAGCTACGCCCGATACCCCTTATGTCCATCTATGGCTCACCGCGGCGTATTTCCTGGTTGGTGCTGCTACCGTTGGATCGTATTTTGCATGTCTTACTTGTGGTAAGTCTACGGTTCAAACACAGcatcacctcaacatccccctTTTGTCCATTCGCTTGATAGTGGTGTTATCCCCTGAGCGAATCACTGATATCTCCCTCTATCGATACCAGCCTCCCTATCAttccccacccacccaacaCTAGCATtatccctccccctctcactGATCGGTCTCTCAGCACTTGTCCTctcgtctttctcctctctctccatgTTCTCTGAGGAGAGTACGACAGACCTAGACCCAGCCCGTTTCCTAGCCTTTTTGGGCATATTGACACCCTCGATAAACATATTCGGATGGATATTCATGAAAGTCATTCCCCAACCTGAACTATTTGGCGAGATCAAATTACCAGAAGATATTGAATCTCGCTCATTTCAACctgacgaagaggacgaggacgaggatgagggggatatGGGAGAGATGAGCGAGAGTATTGGACAGCTTCTGAGGTTGGACGAGAGAACACCGATGTTGATTGGGGGTATACCTGCTGCGTGggaggaagtggagatgatggagcaGGGGAAAGATAATTGGACGGCGAGGGATTTGGTATTGGATTATAAAGGGTTTTGGGCGTTTGGGTTGCTGTTGGCTTTGATTATTGGTCCGGTAAGTAGATTTTCTACTGTCTCTGGATCAGTCCTGTTTGCGTCGTCAATAGCCTTGTTCCTCCTCTAACCTCCGTTGAGATGATCTCGTTCAGTCTTAAACCGCATCTTGTTTTTTTGATATATTGGCTGATATACTAAAACATATAGGGCGAGATGGTCGTAGCCTCAATCGGATCAATAATaacctccctccttccacccacatccctcaacccttcttccctcgTCCCGAACCATCTCACAAACCCAATTTCAACCCTCGAGCTCAACCCACTGAAATTACGAAACAAACacgtcttcctcctctccctcacctcaaCACTATCAAGACTGATCACAGGAGTTCTGGCAGACTACCTTGCCCCTCCACTGACCGCCACTCCCAATCCAGCACATAAGCGAGATCCCACTGAGCCATCCCACCTATTTATCAGAAAACGACCCGTGAGATTAAGCAGATCTGCATTCGCTGCTATCTCAGGATCGACGTTGGGGTTGGTCTTTGCCTGGTCGGCTGGGTATCTGACTGGTAAAGGGGAGGATCTCAGTGTGTTGAGTGCTGGGACTGGGGCGATGTATGGAGCGATCTTCACTCTGGTCGTGAGTCATCATCTCCGCTTTGGATGTATACTCCGGCACGCTGATCAATGAGTTGTGTTGCTCAGCCCGCAATTGTATCGCATCATTACGGTCCGACGAATTTCGGTCTCGCGTGGGGTATGATCTCATATTTCGCTGCGTTGGGTTCGGTCGTATATTCTGTGAGTGGTTCAAGATTACTAGTACAAGAGAGGTGGCTGACTTGTATATTCTGCGACAGTATCTATACGCGTACCTCTCTGTACCCGATTCTGGAAACCCCTCTGACCAATGTTATGGACCGCACTGCTTCAGAATGACATTCATCGTCTGTGCGATTAGTTGTTTTGTGGGTTCCGTGGGGGTTGTCATACTGGGTAGGACGTGGAAGGTGTAGCCGTAGGTGTAGGGGGGATTTAGGGATAGCTGTGATGTATCGGTCTAGTGGATGAGCAAAAGACCAGTGAGACCTCAAATTAAACATTTGTACTATTTTCTACATCTACATATACGTTTTGTGTCGACGTCAACGCACTTAGATCGTCATCAATAGCACTTCCAACTTTCAACGTTCTTCCAATTGATATAGTCTAGTCTAGTCTGAAATCAATGATGTATGTACGAATCTCATGTTCCAACGAATCTCGTAAAAAGTAGACTGTAGTCCATCGATTTGCGAAGTCCCTCCTCCAGTCTGACGAATGCAGCACGGCAAAACTATGAACTATGATATTTAATGCATATGCCATGTCTCCTCTACGCGGTCAAACTCCCCCTCAACCTACTCAAACCCCTCTTGACCTCCCCCGGATTCCCTGCACTTCCAGATTTCAATTCCATGAACAGCCCATCCGACTGATTCTCAGCTGTCAAACCTTTCTTGAACAGCAGCTCATACAGCCCTGATACCTCTACATTACTCATTTTATAGGGAACTTCAAGTTTTTTGAGATTCGATGAAGCGTGGGAAAGGTGGTATGGGTCTAGTTTGGTGTAGGGCGTTATGGGTTGagtggatttgagggatagaccttggatgagagatgggGACGGGAGATTGGTAGGGTCAGAGAGTGATAGGGAAGTCAGGATTGAACCTTTTGCCTATAATCGATTGGGTCAGCTAAAGCCGTAGTTGGAATCGGTGCTACATATAGCTCAGTCATCATTGACTTACGAAAGATCTCCTGCCAGAAACGAAATCTAATGCTAATCTTGGTGCGGAGAGGTGATATGGTTCGATAGGGGTATAGTCTGGTGTTCGGtatttggaggtggtgaatAAAGTTTGAGCCTCGTCGATGGCCCAGAGAACGGGATACCTAGTGAAACGACGTGTTAGCAATGTTCGGTTGTAGGACGAGCAGGTATGACCCACTGAGTTTGTTTCTCCAATACACCCATCACAGCGTCTAAAGCCTGCGTAGCGATCCTATCATCTTTGCTTCCCGCGGACACTAATTCAGATAACTTCGCGCCCTTCTCTACAGTCTTGCCCTGGGGTAGATTGGCATTTGAGGAGAGCTTGATGGCATCTAACTTATCTTTGTTGTTTGACAATAAGGTCGATAGGAGTTGTTGGGAAGCTTGCCATTGGTTGAATGTCTGGGTTTGGGAGTCGTAGATAtagtgggaagaggagtttgtCCATTCGGTGGCTAGTTTCACATGTGTAAGCTGAGGTGGACATGTTTCACAAGTATGGCGCAGCTTACCTTTAGGATTGAACAGTACTATCCATCCGCTCTCCAATGCGCATGCGACTGATTGAAGCAATAACATTGATTTACCACTACCTCGTTCACCGGCTAAATCACAACTTTTATATGAGCTATACGATTCACTTCCAGCCGAGAAGGTCGAGTCAGCTCACTCAGAACGTATCTAGCATCTTTACTCGATTTCCCCTTATCCCCATCCAGCTGCTTTGAGATGTCTATCGTCAATTGTCGAATCACACTTGCTGGTCCTCCGTTCGACGATAACTGTTCGAGTAGAAATGAGTTAGCTAGTGTAGTGTAGGCAGCCGTTTGGACGGTGTGCgtacctctctctccacttTCTTCGACAATCCAAATGACTTCAACTTATCGAAACTTTGCTTGTTGAAGGTTGCGGGTTTACCGACATTCTCGGATTTGTAGTTGCTCTGCATCCACAGTAATGTCATAAGCTATTCGTTACGGGTATTCACCAAAGTGCAAGCTTACTGGTTGTAGTCTCTTCAAATCTGATAGATCGGGTGGTTGACCAGACATCGAGAATTTCAATGCTATTGTAGCCTATCATATCGAGCCAATGTAAGCTGAAGTTGATCCCTGTTTGTCCAGGTTCAAGTAAGTCGAAGCTTACCTGACcacttcctccacttccacctgAAGCAGCATCCTTTTTCTTCTGGTTGAACCCCTGTTTACCTCCCTTCGAGCCAGCAGCAGCTATACTCATAggatatatcagcttgtgGCTGTTCGTATAAGAGATGATGGGACATACCTTTCTTGGGTTTGGCTACTGCCAGAACAGGTGCCGAGGTGGAAATACCTCTTGATAggggggttgaggagaatctgatgatgggtcgCATCTTGCTGGATTGGAATGTGCGCTTTATGATTGTTCAGATGGCAGCAAGCGATGGATAGTATCAAGGTACTTTTGCAGATACATGAATCCATATGTCATatttcatctttgatctttcGTTCTTTGGTTCTCATTTGACTTTCGGACAATCCAATGGCAATTCCAAGCCAAGGTCAGGTGAAAGTGGGATAAATTACCATAAATGCATAATCGAGATATTCAAAAAAGTTATCGATGGGATTAGCTTTTGTGCTTTTAGCCGGTCCAAGTGGTTAAAGATTATTTTGACAATTTATAAACCATCAAGAATCGTGAATCGTTCATTTCACTGTTCAGTCATCCTTATTGAAACCGTAGCAACAATGGCACCTACCAAAAGCTCAAAAGGGAGTACCAAACCCTACGACcgaccctcttcctctctgtCCACCTCAgtcaaggggaaagggaagggtaaagcCCCATCAACTTCGACAGAGGTGAATATCGGTGCTCCATCCACACTTGGTCAATCGTCAAGAAAGGGCAAGAAGGCTTGGAGGAAGAATATTGATATTACCGTTGAGGAGGGGGCTTTggaacgaggaagagaagaggagagagttACTGGGTGAGCTGGCTGCCCCTGGACTGCTTGTCTTGGTAAAACAAGTGcttagctgatatgttggTTTTCTATAGTGGTTCTGTCGCATCCAAGTCGAACAATGACCTGTTCACTGTGGACGTGACTGGTGATGTCGAGGGTGAGCCTCTCTCCTATCAGCTGGCATGAAGATCATAATTTCTGAACactatcagctgatgtcgATTCCTGTCATAACTAGTTGGCAAAAGAGCTCGAAGGGCTCATAAACCCTTACGttccctctccatcctctccgaGCGATCCGCCGTCCCATCCCTAACCTCCAAGCcgacctcctcaacctcttcgtcaAAAAAGACCAAA comes from the Kwoniella bestiolae CBS 10118 chromosome 2, complete sequence genome and includes:
- a CDS encoding mitochondrial 37S ribosomal protein mS29 — its product is MRPIIRFSSTPLSRGISTSAPVLAVAKPKKAAAGSKGGKQGFNQKKKDAASGGSGGSGQATIALKFSMSGQPPDLSDLKRLQPSNYKSENVGKPATFNKQSFDKLKSFGLSKKVERELSSNGGPASVIRQLTIDISKQLDGDKGKSSKDARYVLTGERGSGKSMLLLQSVACALESGWIVLFNPKATEWTNSSSHYIYDSQTQTFNQWQASQQLLSTLLSNNKDKLDAIKLSSNANLPQGKTVEKGAKLSELVSAGSKDDRIATQALDAVMGVLEKQTQYPVLWAIDEAQTLFTTSKYRTPDYTPIEPYHLSAPRLALDFVSGRRSFAKGSILTSLSLSDPTNLPSPSLIQGLSLKSTQPITPYTKLDPYHLSHASSNLKKLEVPYKMSNVEVSGLYELLFKKGLTAENQSDGLFMELKSGSAGNPGEVKRGLSRLRGSLTA